One Chloroflexota bacterium genomic region harbors:
- a CDS encoding family 10 glycosylhydrolase codes for MSETPRDGLTDRWLRAPAHYRCDLDRCQPSDAIGASAARGRWRTVAYTAGDLAGTLLIAGPETAAPPISFPLNARGWHAISIGSYTFPDATIRLAVRLSGDSAFSILQVPELEPGWTTHSADNEEFTELFWTVADLTDKQLEIRQINWRVTPGDAPGSVQGSDATLAYVKLVPLADDEVRALQLDRDDSSRRRLFAHNDAHGPHWSYRLTEADEIRRELEPYRDSDFGRIYWEFAAGDRTNYLSAIGKPATCDTAQDFGRQGDRFVAESWRIFREKGIDPLRIAVEHAHDVGLELHASYRVAGFHEPPPLPDLHDASYIADHPEQRGMDRQGRPTPRISYSHPAARAYVLSLFREVAAYGVDGVCMFFNRRMPVLEYETPLVEGFLERHGQDPRRLDPRDARWLAFRAETLTQFMRELRATLDEEAARLGRTTRIAVSAIVTGFEDENLFYGIDAPTWAREGLVDTLIPYSSHPAWGSTQQSWTDPADIEPWVRLTQGTGTRLAPNVMPRGLASADYRRRAGTLYDAGVENLYFWDTSPYKPGSWEALRRLGHVDEIRAWRAAGEPELAVTTTRIRELDGWSFETYGTGE; via the coding sequence ATGTCTGAAACGCCCAGGGACGGACTCACGGACCGGTGGCTGCGGGCGCCGGCGCACTACCGCTGCGACCTGGACCGGTGCCAGCCCTCGGATGCCATCGGCGCCAGCGCCGCCCGGGGCCGCTGGCGGACGGTTGCGTACACCGCGGGCGACCTTGCCGGCACGCTGCTGATCGCCGGCCCGGAAACCGCCGCGCCGCCGATCAGCTTTCCGCTCAACGCGCGGGGCTGGCATGCCATTTCCATCGGTTCGTACACGTTTCCGGACGCCACCATCCGGCTGGCGGTGCGGCTGAGCGGCGACTCGGCCTTCTCGATTTTGCAGGTACCGGAGCTGGAGCCCGGCTGGACCACGCACTCAGCCGACAACGAGGAGTTCACCGAGCTGTTTTGGACGGTCGCGGACCTGACGGACAAGCAGCTCGAGATTCGCCAGATCAACTGGCGCGTGACGCCGGGGGATGCGCCGGGGTCGGTGCAGGGATCGGACGCGACCCTTGCTTATGTCAAGCTGGTACCGCTCGCCGACGACGAGGTGCGCGCGCTCCAACTCGATCGGGACGACTCCAGCCGACGGCGCCTCTTCGCCCACAACGACGCCCACGGGCCGCACTGGTCCTATCGGCTGACGGAGGCGGATGAGATTCGCCGCGAATTGGAGCCCTATCGGGACTCCGATTTCGGGCGCATCTACTGGGAGTTCGCGGCTGGCGACCGCACCAACTACCTGAGCGCCATCGGCAAGCCGGCGACGTGCGACACGGCGCAGGATTTCGGCCGCCAGGGCGACCGCTTCGTGGCGGAAAGCTGGCGCATCTTTCGGGAGAAGGGCATCGACCCGCTGCGCATTGCCGTGGAGCACGCGCACGATGTGGGCCTGGAGCTGCACGCCAGCTACCGCGTCGCAGGCTTCCACGAGCCGCCGCCGCTGCCGGACCTGCACGACGCCTCGTACATCGCCGACCACCCCGAGCAGCGCGGCATGGACCGGCAGGGCCGCCCGACGCCGCGCATCTCCTACAGCCACCCCGCGGCGCGCGCATACGTGCTGAGCCTGTTTCGGGAGGTCGCCGCCTACGGCGTCGACGGGGTGTGCATGTTCTTCAACCGGCGCATGCCGGTGCTAGAGTACGAGACGCCGCTGGTGGAAGGGTTCCTGGAACGCCATGGACAGGACCCGCGCCGGCTCGACCCGCGCGATGCCCGCTGGCTGGCATTTCGCGCCGAGACGCTGACGCAGTTCATGCGCGAGCTGCGGGCGACGCTGGACGAAGAAGCGGCGCGGCTGGGTCGCACGACCCGGATTGCCGTGTCGGCCATCGTGACGGGATTCGAAGACGAAAACCTGTTCTACGGCATCGACGCGCCCACCTGGGCGCGCGAGGGCCTGGTGGACACGCTGATTCCCTACTCGTCGCACCCGGCGTGGGGCAGCACGCAGCAGTCGTGGACCGACCCGGCCGACATCGAGCCGTGGGTACGCCTGACACAAGGCACGGGAACGCGGCTGGCGCCGAACGTGATGCCGCGCGGGCTGGCTTCGGCCGACTACCGACGGCGTGCGGGCACGCTGTATGACGCCGGCGTGGAGAACCTCTACTTCTGGGACACGAGCCCTTACAAGCCGGGCTCGTGGGAGGCGCTGCGCCGCCTGGGGCACGTGGACGAGATTCGCGCCTGGCGCGCGGCCGGCGAGCCGGAACTGGCGGTCACCACGACCCGCATCCGCGAGTTGGACGGCTGGAGCTTCGAGACGTACGGGACGGGGGAGTAG
- the glpX gene encoding class II fructose-bisphosphatase: MVANRPAASALARVTEAGAVAAARAMGHGDGKHADSLAVDAMRTALDQVGLAGRIVIGEGERDEAPMLFIGETVGPETGTPFDIAVDPLEGTNLVAGGLPNAVATMAIAERGGLLNAPDTYMDKLIVGPPAAGRVSLDYSVRENLQIIAGTLRRGIADLTVVVLDRPRHASLIEEIRTAGARIKLISDGDLTAAVSVAVAGTADHAVMGIGGAPEGVLAAAALRCLGGEIQGRFKPRDEADRERLAAMGVSDAEERILRTEDLASGNQLAVAITGVTDGDLLRGVRFFGGGARTHSLVMDLPSSVIRFVDSIQILDRANLGPVRLGPT; encoded by the coding sequence ATCGTCGCTAATCGTCCGGCCGCCTCGGCCCTGGCCCGGGTGACGGAAGCGGGCGCCGTGGCCGCGGCCCGCGCCATGGGGCACGGCGACGGCAAGCACGCCGACTCGCTGGCCGTGGATGCCATGCGCACCGCGCTCGACCAGGTCGGACTGGCGGGCCGCATCGTGATCGGCGAGGGCGAGCGGGATGAAGCGCCGATGCTCTTCATTGGCGAGACCGTCGGGCCGGAGACCGGCACGCCGTTCGATATTGCGGTCGATCCGCTGGAAGGCACCAACCTGGTGGCCGGCGGACTCCCCAACGCCGTGGCCACCATGGCCATCGCGGAGCGCGGCGGGCTGCTGAACGCGCCGGATACCTACATGGACAAGCTGATCGTCGGTCCGCCGGCGGCCGGCCGCGTGAGCCTGGACTACTCGGTCCGCGAAAACCTGCAGATCATCGCCGGCACGCTGCGACGAGGAATCGCCGATCTGACGGTTGTGGTGCTGGATCGGCCGCGCCATGCGTCGCTGATCGAGGAGATTCGCACGGCCGGCGCACGCATCAAGCTCATCAGCGACGGCGACCTTACGGCGGCGGTGTCGGTGGCCGTGGCGGGAACCGCCGACCATGCGGTGATGGGCATCGGCGGCGCGCCCGAAGGCGTGCTGGCCGCGGCGGCGCTGCGCTGCCTCGGCGGAGAGATCCAGGGCCGGTTCAAGCCGCGGGACGAGGCGGACCGGGAGCGGCTGGCTGCGATGGGCGTCTCCGACGCCGAGGAACGCATCCTCCGCACCGAAGACCTGGCGAGCGGCAACCAGCTTGCGGTGGCGATCACCGGCGTGACCGACGGGGACCTGCTGCGGGGCGTGCGCTTCTTCGGCGGCGGCGCGCGCACCCATTCACTCGTGATGGACTTGCCGTCGTCGGTGATTCGCTTCGTGGACAGCATCCAGATTCTCGACCGCGCGAATCTCGGCCCGGTGCGTTTGGGGCCGACGTAG
- a CDS encoding SUF system NifU family Fe-S cluster assembly protein, whose translation MALDDLYREVIMDHYKRPRNRGTLHDADVVVEGANPLCGDEVTLWLEIADGTVTDVRFDGHGCSISQASASIMTEAIEGRPIGEVDEIIQALRGMMLEGEEPDEELLGDGIALEGVRQFPVRIKCAVLGWNTLQLGLKQFVDSGGKPVEAHHRE comes from the coding sequence ATGGCGCTCGACGACCTCTATCGCGAAGTGATCATGGATCACTACAAGCGTCCGCGGAATCGCGGCACGCTGCACGACGCTGACGTGGTGGTGGAGGGGGCCAATCCGCTCTGCGGCGACGAGGTCACGCTCTGGCTCGAAATCGCGGACGGGACGGTCACCGACGTGCGCTTTGACGGCCATGGGTGCTCCATCAGCCAGGCGTCGGCGTCGATCATGACGGAAGCGATCGAGGGCCGGCCGATTGGAGAGGTTGACGAAATCATCCAGGCGCTGCGCGGCATGATGCTGGAGGGCGAGGAGCCCGATGAGGAACTGTTGGGCGACGGCATCGCGCTGGAAGGCGTGCGGCAGTTTCCGGTGCGGATCAAGTGCGCCGTGCTGGGGTGGAACACGCTGCAGCTGGGGCTGAAGCAGTTCGTCGACTCCGGCGGCAAGCCGGTCGAGGCGCACCATCGCGAATAG
- a CDS encoding cysteine desulfurase, producing the protein MSPSTRGAVAPADRAAPLDAVALRRDFPILTQEVRGKPLVYLDNAATSQKPQIVIDAVHDYYTTTNANIHRGIHYLSEKGTAAYEDARVRIARFINARRPHEVIFTRGTTDGINMLARGWGDENIASDDEILLTEVEHHSNLVPWQALAKRRGARLRFIPTDDAGVIDLDAYGGMLGPQTKLVAVHHVSNVLGVIAPVAEMARLAHEHGAVIAVDGAQSAPHMPVDVQALDVDYLTFSGHKMAGPTGIGVLYGKENLLEAMEPAHFGGSMIRMVELESSTWADLPDKFEGGTPNIAGAIGLGVAVDYLEQVGMDAINAHARQVGAYAVNLLSDMPGVSVHGPDADGERGGVVSFTVDDLHPHDVGTVLDGEGIAIRAGHHCAQPLMRKLGVHATARASVYLYNTTDEIDRLVEGVDKAQRFFGTI; encoded by the coding sequence ATGAGCCCATCGACCCGCGGCGCCGTCGCGCCAGCCGACCGCGCCGCCCCGCTCGACGCCGTGGCGCTGCGGCGCGATTTCCCCATCCTGACCCAAGAGGTGCGCGGCAAGCCGCTGGTCTACCTGGACAACGCGGCGACCTCGCAGAAGCCGCAAATCGTGATCGACGCCGTCCACGACTACTACACGACAACGAACGCGAACATCCACCGCGGCATCCACTACCTGAGCGAGAAGGGCACGGCGGCCTACGAGGACGCGCGGGTGCGGATTGCCAGATTCATCAATGCCCGGCGCCCGCACGAGGTGATCTTCACGCGCGGCACGACGGACGGCATCAACATGCTCGCGCGCGGCTGGGGCGACGAGAACATTGCCTCGGACGACGAGATTCTGCTCACCGAGGTCGAGCACCACAGCAACCTGGTGCCCTGGCAGGCGCTGGCGAAGCGGCGCGGCGCGCGCCTGCGATTCATCCCCACGGACGACGCGGGCGTGATCGACCTCGACGCCTACGGCGGAATGCTGGGACCACAGACCAAACTGGTGGCCGTGCACCACGTCTCCAACGTCCTCGGCGTGATTGCGCCGGTGGCCGAAATGGCCCGCCTGGCCCATGAGCACGGCGCGGTGATCGCCGTCGACGGGGCGCAATCGGCGCCGCACATGCCGGTGGACGTGCAGGCGCTGGACGTTGACTACCTGACGTTCTCCGGCCACAAGATGGCCGGCCCGACGGGCATCGGCGTCCTGTACGGCAAGGAGAACCTGCTGGAAGCGATGGAGCCCGCGCACTTCGGCGGGAGCATGATTCGCATGGTGGAGCTGGAGTCGTCCACCTGGGCGGATCTGCCGGACAAGTTCGAGGGCGGCACTCCCAACATCGCCGGCGCTATCGGGCTGGGCGTGGCCGTGGACTATCTCGAGCAAGTGGGCATGGACGCGATCAACGCGCATGCGCGCCAGGTCGGGGCCTATGCGGTCAACCTGCTCAGCGACATGCCCGGCGTGTCGGTGCATGGGCCGGACGCGGACGGAGAACGCGGCGGGGTGGTGTCGTTCACGGTGGATGACCTGCACCCGCACGATGTGGGGACGGTGCTCGACGGCGAGGGCATCGCCATCCGCGCCGGGCACCACTGCGCGCAGCCGCTGATGCGCAAGCTGGGCGTTCACGCCACCGCGCGCGCGAGCGTGTATCTGTACAACACGACGGACGAGATCGACCGGCTGGTCGAGGGCGTGGACAAGGCGCAGCGCTTCTTCGGCACGATCTGA